ATAAAAAACACTCATTCGAAGGTAAAGTTCTCTGATGTTACATCAATTAACAATTTAATTTTATTTACCAATCTAGACCTCTCTGAAAAAGTTAATAGTAATGATAGAACAGTGAAGTTTATGGACTCAAAAAGCCAACTGAACAATGGGAATTACAATATATTTCATATTGATCTAAAAGTATTTGAAGCATTTTACAAAAACACTTTAACTTCAGAGCAGAATTAATAGAGAATAAAGCCCGTATGTATAGCGCTAAAAAAATGTCCCGTTGATACGTGCTTACTTTTTCCAAGCCCATTTCTCGGTTTGGTAATATTTATTAGAGCTACTAGTAACGAATTGATTATCACAATAAATACAAATTAAAAAACTACTGCTCACACACCTGATATGAACTAATACCTATCAGGATAAATAGAATGAATAACCCAACGCAATACACGCAAACAACTAACCCTACTTACAAGCAATTTAAAACGCTCGCTAGAGATAATCAGCCTTTAGTTATTCCCTATTTAGATGCTATTGAAAAAGTCATGCTTGCTGCATGTACTGAACATAAAAGAACGTTTGCAGTCAGAATTGATTTAAGGCTACCTACACATTCAAATACGATTAATCTAAATAGCAACAAAGTGTGTACTCGGTTTATTGCCTCTCTTGAGTCACAAATTAAAGCCGATACAAAACGTAAAGCTCGTGAGGGTAAAACGCCACACCCATGCAATATTAGGTATATTTGGGCTAGGGAGCAGAACACTGCTCACCACCAGCATTATCATTGTGTACTGTTTTTCAATAAGGACCGGTATCACTGTACAGGTAAAATAGATGTAGAGAGTGATAACCTGTTTACTCGAATAGTAAAGGCCTGGGCGAGTGCGTTAAGCTTACCAGTAGATGACACAATTGAATTAGTTCACTTGCCTCAAAATGCACATTACTATCTTGATGCTAAGAGCTCTAATTTTACTCATGACTATCATGCTCTGTATTATCGACTGAGTTACCTCGCAAAGCTCAATACTAAACAATATGGTTCAGGGCAGCGTTGTTTTGGTTATAGTCAAAGGTGATTTTTTAATTAAGACCTGTACTTCTCATAACTTGTTCTAACGCGCTTTTGGGACCTTCAACTAGCTTAATAAGCTAAAACCCTTAGTATATAAGGGATGGTAAGTTCCCAAAATAGCATTACGAGAAGCACTATTTACACTACAAAAGCAAAAAAAGAACGCACTGCAAAAATGCGTTCTTTGTTTACTTCTAATCAAATAAGCTCGCGACTCCGGCTAACAAACCACTAGCAACAGCCAAAGGCACCGTAACTGGCGCAGACGCCACGCCAAGGCCAACAACAACTGCACCGGATACTGTAGCGCCAGCTACAGCACCAGAGCTCACAGCAATGGCTGTTCTACTGAGTGATGGCTCAGAACTACCGGTTATTTGCTTAGAAACTTCATTTCCTACTACACCGCATGCAACGGCTTTTTCTAACGACATAACAAACTTACTCCTATCATATGTAATAAATTTATAGCTCTAACTCCTCAAAGTCTTTATCGATTTCCTCCTGGGTTATGCCAATGTAACGCAGTGTTGTTGCTTCCGAGCTATGGCGAAGCATCTTCATTACACGCGCGATGTCTTGGGTTTTATGGTAGAGGTGGTAACCTCGGGTTTTACGCATTGAGTGAGTGCCTAGTTTTAAATTAAGCTCTTCACCCACTAACGCAAATGCTCTTGTTACAGCCCTTCGAGATAAAGGCCGTGGTACTGAACTTTTAGCTTGTTGATTCCGATACGATTGAAATAAGTAAACATGGTTGGGGTGAGTGATTCGTACTTCATGGATAAACGCTAATACTTTTTGATTTAGCTTAATCTCTGCAAGCTTGCCTGTTTTACTTTCAAATATAAGTAACCTGTCGTTTTGAATATCCGTAAATTTAACAGACAATAAATCAGATATGCGCAATGCCAAGTTCAGACCTATATTCCAAATATGGCTCATCTGTTTAGAACACCGCTTTTCAAGCAAATAACTAATTAACTTTACTGTATCAAGGTCCTTAATCGCCTGTACTTCAGCCATGGCCAACTCCTTATTCTGTTGAAATAGTGACCTGGTAGCAGCCTGTGTTGTAATACTCAACAAAGTTAGTCACAAATAAAGTTAAAAGCTCCTTGCCCTCTCGTTCACTTAACCAGCCCACCAGCATGTGATAAACGCGTTTAATCACAAAGCAAACATCAATCTCCTTTACTAATTCAGAGTCCGATTGGCCCTGGTATGAAAAATCAGTAATGTATACAAGCTCCCAACCAATACCGCGTTTTTCTAGCCTAACCTCGACTGGGTGAAAGCCCCCAGCTGCTGCGCTATAATCTTTATCACGAAAATTAATAGTTAACTCACTCGCATTCCCTATCGATTCACCTTGTTTAGTGATGGCATTTACAATCACATCAAACAGTGACTCTGGCACGATTAGTCCTGGCACTTGCTCTATTTTAATCGCCATACCCTACTCCCTTTAAATTAAGCCATGCTCAGCAAATGAATAACTGGTTTCACCAATGATGATGTGATCGACTATCGAAACATCAATTAGGTTAAGCGCCTGCTGTAATTTGGTGGTGATAAGCTTGTCAGCTTGAGATGGTGTACTTACGCCTGAAGGATGATTGTGCGCAAGTATTACAGATGCTGCATTTAGCGCTAATACTTCTTTAACCACCTCTCGTGGGTATACGCTTGCTGCGTTAATAGTCCCCCTAAATAACTCTTTATATTCAAGTATGCGGTTTTGGCTATCCAAGAACAGGACGGCAAACACCTCATGCTCAATCAACGCCAGCTTATGCCTTAAATATTCTTCACTGTCTTTGGGACATGTTAAAGCCCCATGCCTAAATTGCTTTTGAGCGATTATGTAAGCAGCTGCTTCAAGTATTTGTTCATCACTTACAGGGTGATCAAATTCGTATAGTGACTTGTTATTTTGCATTGTTATGCCCTCTTAATGGTTTATGCAAAATAGTGATGTATGTGCTTAACGTTTTTGTTTCGCCTCAGTAAAAAATTACTACCTCCGGAAAGGATATGTACTAATAACCTAACTGGAGAAATCCCATGCGTTTAATCAAATTAAAAGAAGTTTTACATATCACAGGCCTAAGCCGTTCAACTGTTTATCGCTTTATGAGCGCTGGTGGATTTCCAATGAAAGTTGAGTTAGGTGGTAACTCTGTAGCCTGGGTAGAAAGTGAAGTTGAAGAATGGATAAGTGAAAAAATTGGGAAAAGAGACACTGCAAGTACTGCAGCTTAAAGTGCTACCCCATAGCGGGGTAGCTTTAATAAAGCCTACTTGCTCAATTCATAGCAAAGTCTAAAGCCTGTTTTTATGCCTTTATATTTACCTGTACAATCTCGCGGACCAGATGCCCTTAATACATTAGCGTCATCATAAAAAGAGGTTAAACTTGCTGAACGAATACTTACTCCTTCCAAAAGCCATTCTGCAAAAAAGTTCGAGTCTATAAATTCCAACCCATTTTTTTCAAAATTAGTTAAACTCTCAGGAAACCGTAATGTTAAAGCATCAAAGTCACTCTCATTCATATATGGTGGATGCCCAGGGTACTGCCTACCGTCAGATGTATGAAAGGTCATATCACTGCCTTTATTAGAGTGTGCACTTTTTCCAACTTCATTATCTCTGACAGCTAAGTACTCGTCGTAAGCTAGTAATCTTAGTGGAACGTTTGTTTCTTTTTCTGCCCAGCTAATATAAGCCAGCACATCATAAAAAGTACATGTAGCAGCTAAACCTTTATCACACTCACTATTTAATGGGGGTAACGAGTCACCCTTTCTGGTAGCAAAGTATTCATGGTTTTTATGTAAAAAATCATTTATTTCATCTATGGTTATAAGCTCTGAAACCATTAGCTCTTTCTCGGCTAGCTTAATCTTTTTAAAGCCATGTAAGCGCTTATTCGAGCTGCGGCTTTCAGTAATATAATCACCAGAGGTTTCATAATAATTTTGTAATATTACATGTTGCCCTGGATAGTTTTTAGTTAAACCGCCATTAGCATAGTAATGTTGCTCTGCTAAGTGGCTGTCTAATTCACGATTACCTTTATAGTTAAAGTACTCCCAACGCTTAAATCGATAATCTTCAATAAAGCTTGGTATATCAGCTCGTTTTAGATAATCACCATATATCTGATGTGAAAAAACCTTATCTCTTTGGTTTTTAATTAAAAAGTCATAGTTGCCACTATTGTCAGAAAGAAAAATAAGATTTTCGTTGTAAGGTATTACATTAACCCATCCACAATCACTAGCCTGAAGCCACTCATTTAATACATTTGAAAAAAACTCCATTTGTTTTTTTATTGATTGAATTTCAGATTTAAGCGTTCCCTCTTCAAAATAAACTTCTACCTCTGAATCAGGGCCATAACAATACGTATCACAAAGATTGTCCCCGAGTAAGTTATAACAACTGGATACAGTATTGTGATTCTTAATTAATATTAGTTCTGCAGCAGTAGTTACTAACTCTTTATGTTTAACTGCAGTTGAAGTAGCGTCTTGAGCTTCATCATCAGTGATAAGGTCTATGAAACTTGGTAGGCTTGATTTATCGACCACCTTAAAAGCTACTTTTGCTGATAGCCCTTGGGATAAAAGCTGCTGTTGACGCTCATTTAATTGAGTTATGTCATAGCCATCACTGAAAACCTTTAAATGAATATCGTTGGTAATTATACTTTCCCAATCACTATCAACCTCAAGTGCGGTATTTAGCTCTAGCATATCCCAAGCTAAAACACCTGAAAAATCGAAGTCGTGCCCAGTAAATAACTTACTCGGCATCTGCCCTTTTGAGTAAAACAGCCTCTCAGATACTTGCTGGTGGGTAAATTGTGCGTAGCCTAATTGCATTCCACGGTATTTATGCTCAAGTAAATTAACTCGTTTATGCAAGTTATGCTTTACCATAAATGGCTTAAGCTTTTCTTCAAACTCATTTGCGAAGTTAGCAAACCCTCCCTTAATACCGAGGCTTTTAGCTAGTATATTAAGCCTTGTGGTAGTAGATATTTTTTCTCTGTCTTTAATAATTTTTTTAGCTGAGTATTTTAAGTTCTGTGGTGTTAAACCAGTTACAGGCAGTATATGAAATTTTTCTAGAGGGATGTATGTAGTTGGAACTGTAGTATTGTTTTTCATTCTAAAACCTTCAAAAATAGTTAAAGCCCCGTTGTATATTTTAAACGGTGTACTTCTGGCTACTAAGTCCAAGAATGAAGTGTATATCGTAGGTGTTATCTAAAAAACGATTCGAGTGCTTTGTTTTGTAAGAAGTACATTACAAACCGCAGGTAAGCCTCTGCCCTTGAAACGCAATTTAATTGCAAAAACATTTAATGTCAAATGTTTATTGTAGCTATTTAAGAAACACACCACATTAACTCATTTTGATTGCATCTTTTCATTTGCCTGATATAGTTACTACAAAATAATGATTTAGTATATTTATGACTAATACCGCATTGGATGCACTCACACATGCTCAGAGGGAACGCTTAGCGTTCATAGATTTTAATCTGCAGTACTTTGGCCAAGTTGCAAGAGCTGATTTAATTCAGCGTTTTAAAACTGGCTTAGCCGCGTGTACTCGTGATTTTTCATCATATAAAGAACTTGCACCTCAAAATCTAGTATTAAGTCATACAACTAAAAGCTACCACCGCTTAGAAAGCTTTAAACCTTTGTTCGCACATAACGCTGAGAGTATTCTCAGCGCTTTATGCCGTGGTTTTGGTGATGGCCTGTCTAGTGGCGTTCAGCCAAGTGACTACTGCCAAAACGCAACGCGTTTAATACATCCAAATAGCGAGATCATCGCTACTCTAATGCGAGCTATTACTTCTAAAAAAGCAATTGAGTGCCTATATACATCTTTAAGTTCCGGCACAACTTCAAAAGAATTAATCCCCCACTCTATTGTAAATAATGGCACACGCTGGCATGTACGTGCATTTGATAGATCAAACCAAGAATTTAGAGATTTTGTTGCTACCCGTATTGAATGTCCAAAAATACTGCAGTCACTCATTAAACCTGAAGAATACGCAGATAAAGACACCCAATGGCACACCATTTACGATATAATTTTAACCCCGCATCCAAAGCTAAAATACCCAAAAGCAATAGAGCTTGATTACGAAATGGACAACGGGCAATTAAAATTAGAAGTAAGAGCAGCTCTACTCGGTTATTTGCTTAGACAATGGAACGTAGACTGTACCGAACAAGGCACATTAAACTGTAATACTTATCAACTGCACTTAAGCAATAAATCACAACTTAATCTTAAAGATATTGAGATAGCACCCGGTTATGAAAACTAATTTATGAAAATATCTAACACTAAAATTGAAAATATTAAAACTGACATTGATCAAGCGATTAAATCTGGCTCTTTTCAATCGAGTAATCTCATTTTATTGGTGCTGAACCCAACGGAAATTCACGAAGTAATTGTAAAGAATGTTGATAGTCAGTTTAAAAATCTATCTAAATTGTTGTCAGAAAAATTAGTC
This DNA window, taken from Pseudoalteromonas marina, encodes the following:
- a CDS encoding WYL domain-containing protein, whose translation is MTNTALDALTHAQRERLAFIDFNLQYFGQVARADLIQRFKTGLAACTRDFSSYKELAPQNLVLSHTTKSYHRLESFKPLFAHNAESILSALCRGFGDGLSSGVQPSDYCQNATRLIHPNSEIIATLMRAITSKKAIECLYTSLSSGTTSKELIPHSIVNNGTRWHVRAFDRSNQEFRDFVATRIECPKILQSLIKPEEYADKDTQWHTIYDIILTPHPKLKYPKAIELDYEMDNGQLKLEVRAALLGYLLRQWNVDCTEQGTLNCNTYQLHLSNKSQLNLKDIEIAPGYEN
- a CDS encoding tyrosine-type recombinase/integrase, which codes for MAEVQAIKDLDTVKLISYLLEKRCSKQMSHIWNIGLNLALRISDLLSVKFTDIQNDRLLIFESKTGKLAEIKLNQKVLAFIHEVRITHPNHVYLFQSYRNQQAKSSVPRPLSRRAVTRAFALVGEELNLKLGTHSMRKTRGYHLYHKTQDIARVMKMLRHSSEATTLRYIGITQEEIDKDFEELEL
- a CDS encoding DUF2787 family protein: MAIKIEQVPGLIVPESLFDVIVNAITKQGESIGNASELTINFRDKDYSAAAGGFHPVEVRLEKRGIGWELVYITDFSYQGQSDSELVKEIDVCFVIKRVYHMLVGWLSEREGKELLTLFVTNFVEYYNTGCYQVTISTE
- a CDS encoding inovirus Gp2 family protein, producing the protein MNNPTQYTQTTNPTYKQFKTLARDNQPLVIPYLDAIEKVMLAACTEHKRTFAVRIDLRLPTHSNTINLNSNKVCTRFIASLESQIKADTKRKAREGKTPHPCNIRYIWAREQNTAHHQHYHCVLFFNKDRYHCTGKIDVESDNLFTRIVKAWASALSLPVDDTIELVHLPQNAHYYLDAKSSNFTHDYHALYYRLSYLAKLNTKQYGSGQRCFGYSQR
- a CDS encoding helix-turn-helix transcriptional regulator; this encodes MRLIKLKEVLHITGLSRSTVYRFMSAGGFPMKVELGGNSVAWVESEVEEWISEKIGKRDTASTAA
- the radC gene encoding RadC family protein → MQNNKSLYEFDHPVSDEQILEAAAYIIAQKQFRHGALTCPKDSEEYLRHKLALIEHEVFAVLFLDSQNRILEYKELFRGTINAASVYPREVVKEVLALNAASVILAHNHPSGVSTPSQADKLITTKLQQALNLIDVSIVDHIIIGETSYSFAEHGLI